GATCACCACTGAGACAGGCGCCGGCCAGTGGGGCTCCTCGCTGGCTTTTGCCGGCAACCTGTTCGGCCTCGAGATCGATGTCTACATGGTGAAGGTCAGCTTCGAGCAGAAGCCCTATCGCAAGGCTTTGATGGAAACCTTCGGCGCCCGCTGCGTCGCCAGCCCCTCGGAAGAGACTCAGTCGGGCCGCGCCGTTCTCGCCGAGCATCCGGATTCTACGGGCAGCCTCGGTATCGCCATTTCGGAGGCGGTTGAGATGGCGGCCCAGAACGACGACACAAAATATGCCCTCGGCAGCGTGCTCAACCACGTGCTATTGCACCAGACTGTGGTCGGCCAAGAAGCCATCGAGCAGATGAACATGGCCGGTAACTATCCTGACATCATCGTTGGCTGCACTGGCGGCGGTAGCAACTTTGCCGGCCTCGTCAATCCGTTTCTCGGCGAGCAGCTGCGCGGCGGGCCTCATGTCCGCGTGATTGCCGTGGAGCCCGCGGCCTGCCCCTCGTTGACCCGCGGCAAATTTGCGTACGACTTCGGCGATACGGGTCATCTGACACCGCTGGTCAAAATGCATACCCTGGGCTCGACCTTCGTGCCGCCTGGCTTCCACGCTGGTGGCTTGCGCTATCACGGCATGGGCCCGTTAGTCAGCCACCTGCATGAGCTCGGCCTGATTGAGGCGCGCGCCTATCAGCAACTCGAATGCTTTGAAGCCGGCGTTCAGTTCGCCCGCGCCGAAGGTATCGTGCCGGCGCCGGAGGCAACGCATGCGGTCAAGGGCGCCATTGATGAGGCGCTCAAGTGCAAGGAGGCGGGCACGGGTCGGACAATCCTGTTCAACCTCTGCGGCCACGGCCACTTCGACATGCAGGCCTACACCGACTACTTCGCCGGCGATCTGACCGACCAGTCCTATGACGAGTCGGAGCTTGCGATGGCGCTGGCTGGCCTACCCTCGGTCGCGACGGCAGCGGAATAAACGGCTGTGAGGGCGGCCGCATGACAGCGATGGCCGCCCTCAATTGCACACTGGAATCGACCCCGAGGCTCTGCTATAGGGGCGCCACTGTTCCCCGGTAGCTCAGTTGGTAGAGCGGGTGGCTGTTAACCACCATGTCGCTGGTTCGAGTCCGGCCCGGGGAGCCAATTCACAGAAAGGCCGTTGGAGACCGCTCCAGCGGCCTTTTTCTGTGCGTCGATAATCGCTGTTTCGGACCCGTGTCCGCTAGGCGATCCGGAACCAAAGTCGCCCATTATGCGCCTCCGTTATTATCGAAATCATCTGAGGAATCTGGCGTGTAAGGGTTGAGCAGGAGGTCACGCCCGGAAGCCAGTCCATTTATGGACACTCAACAAGGCTCTAAACGACCACGGGGCACTCCAGGCCGCTTGAACGCAGCACGAATTCGGCGACTGCATTGACGCCCTTCTCGTCCTTGATGCAGGTGAAGACGAAGGGACGCTCGCCGCGCATGCGCCGGCTGTCGCAGTCCATAACGTCCAGGCTGGCACCGACGAAGGGCGCCAGGTCTGTCTTGTTGATCACTAGCAGGTCCGATCGCGTGATGCCGGGTCCGCCCTTGCGTGGAATCTTATCGCCGGCCGAGACGTCGATGACGTAGATGGTAATATCGGCGAGCTCGGGGCTGAAGGTCGCCGCTAGGTTATCGCCGCCAGACTCGATGAGCAGCAGGTCCAGGGTAGGAAAGCGTGTCACGAGACCATCGATTGCGGCAAGATTGATCGAGGCGTCCTCGCGGATCGCCGTGTGCGGGCACCCTCCCGTCTCGACCCCAACGATGCGTTCTGGCTCCAACGCACCGGAGCGGGTAAGGAACTCGGCATCTTCCTTGGTATAGATATCATTAGTCACCACTGCAATATCGAAACGGTTACGCAGTAATTTACAAAGCACATTGGTCAGCGCCGTCTTGCCAGAGCCGACGGGGCCGCCGATGCCAATGCGGGCGGGGCCGTGCGGGGAGCGGATCATGAGCGAAACAACCTCACATATTGGGTTTCGTGGGTAATCGACAGCCAGTCGACCATGGGCGTTGCGCTGCCGATCTCGTCGAGCGCAACGCCGGGTGCGCGGGCAGCGGTTTGGCTCACCGTAACGGCAAGGTCGGCGATGGCGGCTTGGCCATCGCTTTGGCCGAGCGGAACGAGCCGCATGCCGGCAGAGGCTAGATTGGCAATGAAAGCATGTAGATAGGCGATGAGACTAACCTGCCGTGGCAAGTCGTGCGCCGCACAGGTCACAGCGACAGCGACAGAGTACGGGGCTGGATGGAGCAGCCTGTCGAGCCAAGCATGAGGCCAAGCGTGTGCCGTGGCCGAAAGAAACGCCTCACCCTGGGCCTCGGATTCGAGCGCTATCTCAGGTGTCGATCGTTGTGCCTGAGCCCGGACGGTAATGTCCGTAAGCCCAGACCAATCCTCGGCCGACGCAGCATCGTAGGCATGACAGAAGAAGCACGCATCAATCCAACCGTCGCCCCGCGCAACGAGCATATCGAGCCAATCGCACAAGCTCTCGCGATCGTGCACTAGGCCCGCCTCAACGGCCGCCTCTAGGGCGTGGCTATAGCTGTAAGCGCCGACTGGGTAGCCGGGCGACAGCCAGGCCATAAGCTGGTAGAGTGATCGCTCATCCATGGCTGTGGCCTTTGTGGGTGTAAGCGCCGGGCTCAGGTTGGAAAGGCGCCTCGAGCGCGACTGGCCTGGCGCCAAGGCCCTTGACCATGTCGACGATCACCGGGTCATAGCGAAAGCGGATGGTGCCGGCGTAAACCTCTGTGGGGACGTGACGGTTACCGAGATGCCAGGCGAGGCGCACAAGGCCTTCCGGATCCGCGCATGGCACCTCGATCAATGGCTCGGGCGCAGCGCGAACGCCAATCCAGCGGCCATCGTCTAGCTTCAGGCCATCGCCGTCGCGAAGCCGCACCACGGCGGGCAAGTCGAGCAGAAAGACGAAACCGGACTCGCAGCGTAGACGGATACGTCGCCGTGCCCGGTCCTCGTAATCGAGCGCGGCCGTCTCGGCTGCCGCATCAGCCGGCCAGGTACCGGCCGCCGCGCTATGCACAGCCCTTTGCATCAGAACAAGAAGTAACGTTGAGCCATGGACAGCTCTGCCGCCGGCTCGCAGGTCAACAACTCGCCGTCGGCACGCACCTCGTAGGTCTCGGGATCTACCTCGATGGCGGGCATCGCAGCATTGTGGATCATGCTCTGCTTGCCGATGACGCTGCGCGTGTCGCCGACCGCAACAAGCTCGCGCGACAGTCCATCGAAACCAGCATCGAGAGAGGCCGCGCTGACAAAGCTTATGGCGCTTTCGACGCAAGAGCTCCCATAGCTTGCGAACATCGGCCGGTAGTGCACCGGCTGTGGTGTCGGAATCGAGGCGTTGGGGTCCCCCATCGGTGCCGTGGCAATGCTGCCGCCCTTGATCACGATAGCCGGCTTAACGCCGAAGAAGGCCGGGTGCCAGAGCACGAGATCGGCCAACTTGCCTTGCTCGACCGAGCCCACATGCTCAGCAATACCATGGGTAATAGCGGGATTAATGGTGTATTTAGCAACATAGCGCTTGGCGCGAAAATTGTCGTTGTCACCACCTTCCTCGGCTAGGCGCCCACGTTGCTTGCGCATTTTGTCAGCTGTCTGCCAAGTGCGGATGATAACCTCGCCGACGCGGCCCATCGCCTGGCTGTCTGAAGCGATGATCGAGAAGGCACCGAGGTCGTGCAGAATATCCTCGGCGGCAATGGTCTCGCGGCGAATACGGCTCTCGGCAAAGGCAATATCCTCGGCTATCTTCGGGTCGAGGTGATGGCATACCATTAGCATATCAAGATGCTCGTCTATGGTATTTTTTGTGAAGGGGCGCGTCGGGTTTGTCGAGGATGGCAACACGTTCGCTTCGCCGCAGAGCTTGATAATGTCCGGCGCATGTCCACCGCCTGCGCCTTCGGTGTGAAAAGCATGGATAGTGCGCCCGGCGAAGGCCTTAATGGTGTTCTCTACGAAGCCCGACTCGTTCAGCGTGTCGGTGTGGATGAGTACCTGGATATCGTAGTCGTCGGCGACGCTCAGGCAACAATCGATAGCGCCTGGCGTGGTGCCCCAGTCCTCATGCAGCTTGAGACCGCAGGCACCGGCGAGGACCTGTTCGCGTAAAGCCTTGGGCGTGCTGGCATTGCCCTTACCGAAAAAACCAAGGTTCATGGGGAAGACTTCTGCCGCCTGCAGCATGCGCCGAATGTGCCAGGGACCTGGCGTACAGGTGGTGGCATTAGTGCCGGCGGCCGGTCCGGTGCCGCCGCCGAGCATTGTCGTCACGCCGCTGATCAGCGCCTCCTCAATCAGTTGCGGACAGATGAAATGGATGTGCGAGTCGATGCCGCCCGCCGTGCAGATCAGGCCTTCGCCGGCGATCGCCTCGGTGCCGGGTCCGACGATGATATCGACACCGGGCTGGGTGTCTGGGTTGCCCGCCTTGCCAATGCCGGCGATACAGCCGTTAGAGAGGCCGATATCGGCCTTGACGATACCCCAGTGGTCGAGGATCAGGGCGTTGGTAATGACAGTATCGACGGCACCGTCAGCATGCGAGACCTGGGACTGGCCCATACCGTCTCTGATCACCTTACCGCCGCCGAACTTGACCTCCTCGCCATAGGTCGTGTGGTCGCGCTCGACCTCGATAACGAGATCGGTGTCGGCCAGGCGCACCTTATCGCCGGTCGTGGGACCAAACATGTCCGCATAGGCGCGCCGACTCAGCGTACTCGCCATGACTCAACCCTCCCCGCCATCGAGGCGGCCCATGACCGCCTGGTTGAAGCCGAAGACGCGACGCAGGCCCGCAAAGGGAATCAGCGTTACATCTCGCGTCTGGCCTGGCTCGAAGCGGACCGCCGTGCCCGCAGCAATATCGAGCCGGTGGCCACGTGCCGTCTCACGGTCAAAGGAGAGCTCGCTATTAGTCTCGGAGAAATGGTAGTGACTGCCAACCTGAACGGGCCTGTCACCAGTATTAACTACGCTAATGGTTACCGTATCCCGTCCACCATTTAGTGTGATATCGCCTTCCAGAGTGATGATTTCACCAGGGATCATCGTACCCTCCTTAGCGGATTGGATCGTGCACGGTGACCAGCTTTGTCCCGTCGGGAAAGGTCGCCTCGACCTGCACGTCGTGGACCATCTCGGCAATGCCCTCCATAACCTGGCCGCGGGCGATAACGCTCGCGCCGGACTGCATGAGCTCGGCGACTGTCTTGCCGTCGCGTGCGCCTTCGACCACGTGGTCGGTGATTAGGGCAATCGCTTCTGGATGATTGAGCTTCACGCCGCGCGTCAGGCGCTGACGCGCCACCATCGCTGCCATCGAGATCAGCAGCTTATCCTTTTCCCTCGGTGTCAGGTTCACGAATTCCTCCCCCTCAGTGATGCCAGAGAACCGGCAGATTGGGCTTGCGACCCAGGGTTGCAGCGCGAAACTGGCACCAGAAGTGGCCTACGGCCTCACGTAAAAAATGCGGCTCCTTGCCCAGCCAGCGACAGATCAGCACGTTGCCGACAACCGTTGCGCCAACCCTGAGATCCGTCGTCGATTCGCCTAGCATGGCGCGAGCTTCATCGAGCCGTGCCGCTGCATCATCGGCGACATAGAGCACCGTCGCCAACGTGCGGGCGCCGTTAAGCCCGGCGGCGACCGCACCCAGGTGTGCTATATCGCCATCGAGATGCAGGGCATCGAGCCAGGCGAGCCTGCCGCAGTCCTCGATGCGCCAGCGATCGAATAGGGCGCCGGTCTGTACGGTCTCCGCCATGCCGATGCGCCCGAGCACAAGAATCTCGCCGGCCAGGATGCGCGCACTCTTGGCACGGCGAAGCGTCGTCTGGCGGGTCAAGCGCGCAGCATCAAATAGAATGGTGCCCTGGGGCAACCACTCAAGGCGAGCGCCGTTATTCGCCGTGAGCTGGACCTCGATCGTCGCTGTTGGCCCGCTCGTGCGATAGACCTTCTCCGCCGCCTGCCCGACTAGCAGCGCATCGCCCTTGGCCACGCAGTCGATCTCGATGCGATGCCGATCCCCACCGACGATACCACCGGCGGTGTTGACGAGAATGCCGGTCTGGGGCTCGCCGGCATCGACGCGCGGGCGCAGCAGCCTGAGAGGTTGGCGCTGGTAGATGTCGCCGAAGGGGCCACCCGCGCCGACGCTCGCGCGCACCTCGCCGTCGGCGGCCGGCAGCTCAGACAGTGAGGTGACTGCGGACATCATCATCGACCAGGCTCTCAGCCGTTCCTTGGGCAACAATCTCGCCCCGGTTCAGCACCACATAGCGGTCAGCCAAGCGCTGGGCGAACTCGAAATACTGCTCGACCAGCAGGATCGTCATTTCGCCTTCCTCTCGGAGGATACGGATAACCGCTTCGATATCTTTGATGATCGAGGGCTGGATGCCCTCGGTCGGTTCGTCGAGCACGAGCAGGCGTGGGCGCATGACCAGCGCACGGGCGATGGCGAGCTGCTGTTGCTGTCCACCAGAAAGGTCGCCGCCGCGCCGCCGCAGCATGGACTTCAGCACTGGGAAAAGCTCGAACACGCGTTCAGGCACCGAGCGCAGCGCGCGCGGCACGGCAGCAAAGCCCGTGCGCAGGTTCTCCTCGACCGTGAGCAGGGGAAAGATCTCCCGCCCTTGCGGCACATAGGCGATGCCGGCCGCGGCGCGGCGGTGCGCCGGCTGGCTCGTGATGTCCGTTTCCTCCCAACGAATATGACCACCACTGACCTTATGCTGGCCGACTATGGCGCGCAGCAGACTGGTCTTGCCCACACCGTTGCGCCCCAACACGCAGGTCACTTCGCCCACTGGCGCCTCGAGCGAGACCCCGCGCAGGGCCTGGCTGGCGCCATAGTACAGATCGATGGCTTGGACTTGCAACATCGGTCAGCGTCCCAGATATATCTCGATTACGCGCTCATCGTTCTGAACAGTGTCGAGTGAGCCCTGAGCAATGACGGAGCCTTCGTGGAGGACACTCACGCGGGTGTCGAGCGCCCGCACGAAATCCATGTCATGCTCTACCACCATAACCGAATGGGTCTCCGCGATGCGGCGCAATAGCTGGGCTGTGTCCTCAGTCTCCGCATCCGTCATGCCAGCCACGGGCTCATCGACCATGAGCAGCTCCGGGTCTTGCATGAGCAGCATGCCGATTTCGAGCCACTGCTTCTGGCCGTGTGACAGGTCGCCGGCACGGCGGTGTGTGTGTGCCACGAGCGAGATGATGCCGAGCACCTCGTCGATCCGCACGCGCTCATCCGCCGAGAGCCGCTTGAAGACAGCGTGAAAGACCCCGCGATGCCCCTTCAGGGCGAGCTCCAGATTGTCGAACACGGTGTGATTCTCGAATACGGTGGGCTTCTGGAATTTGCGCCCGATGCCGAGATTAGCGATC
The Alphaproteobacteria bacterium genome window above contains:
- the urtE gene encoding urea ABC transporter ATP-binding subunit UrtE; translated protein: MLQVQAIDLYYGASQALRGVSLEAPVGEVTCVLGRNGVGKTSLLRAIVGQHKVSGGHIRWEETDITSQPAHRRAAAGIAYVPQGREIFPLLTVEENLRTGFAAVPRALRSVPERVFELFPVLKSMLRRRGGDLSGGQQQQLAIARALVMRPRLLVLDEPTEGIQPSIIKDIEAVIRILREEGEMTILLVEQYFEFAQRLADRYVVLNRGEIVAQGTAESLVDDDVRSHLTV
- the ureG gene encoding urease accessory protein UreG; translation: MIRSPHGPARIGIGGPVGSGKTALTNVLCKLLRNRFDIAVVTNDIYTKEDAEFLTRSGALEPERIVGVETGGCPHTAIREDASINLAAIDGLVTRFPTLDLLLIESGGDNLAATFSPELADITIYVIDVSAGDKIPRKGGPGITRSDLLVINKTDLAPFVGASLDVMDCDSRRMRGERPFVFTCIKDEKGVNAVAEFVLRSSGLECPVVV
- a CDS encoding urease accessory protein UreD; amino-acid sequence: MMMSAVTSLSELPAADGEVRASVGAGGPFGDIYQRQPLRLLRPRVDAGEPQTGILVNTAGGIVGGDRHRIEIDCVAKGDALLVGQAAEKVYRTSGPTATIEVQLTANNGARLEWLPQGTILFDAARLTRQTTLRRAKSARILAGEILVLGRIGMAETVQTGALFDRWRIEDCGRLAWLDALHLDGDIAHLGAVAAGLNGARTLATVLYVADDAAARLDEARAMLGESTTDLRVGATVVGNVLICRWLGKEPHFLREAVGHFWCQFRAATLGRKPNLPVLWHH
- the urtD gene encoding urea ABC transporter ATP-binding protein UrtD codes for the protein MSHKLLAPEEVAASAPEPGDALLYVEGVSVSFDGFKALNDLNFYASARQMEAMIGPNGAGKTTMMDVISGKTKPDQGRLIFRGDVDLAKLDEAAIANLGIGRKFQKPTVFENHTVFDNLELALKGHRGVFHAVFKRLSADERVRIDEVLGIISLVAHTHRRAGDLSHGQKQWLEIGMLLMQDPELLMVDEPVAGMTDAETEDTAQLLRRIAETHSVMVVEHDMDFVRALDTRVSVLHEGSVIAQGSLDTVQNDERVIEIYLGR
- a CDS encoding TrpB-like pyridoxal phosphate-dependent enzyme, which encodes MTDTVKYTLPEDRIPKAWYNINADLPEPLAPVLHPGTGQPIGPDDLAPLFPMALIGQEVSAEREIEIPEPVREIYRQWRPSPLHRARQLERALDTPAKIYYKYEGVSPTGSHKPNTAVAQAFYNKEAGTKKITTETGAGQWGSSLAFAGNLFGLEIDVYMVKVSFEQKPYRKALMETFGARCVASPSEETQSGRAVLAEHPDSTGSLGIAISEAVEMAAQNDDTKYALGSVLNHVLLHQTVVGQEAIEQMNMAGNYPDIIVGCTGGGSNFAGLVNPFLGEQLRGGPHVRVIAVEPAACPSLTRGKFAYDFGDTGHLTPLVKMHTLGSTFVPPGFHAGGLRYHGMGPLVSHLHELGLIEARAYQQLECFEAGVQFARAEGIVPAPEATHAVKGAIDEALKCKEAGTGRTILFNLCGHGHFDMQAYTDYFAGDLTDQSYDESELAMALAGLPSVATAAE
- a CDS encoding urease accessory protein UreF: MDERSLYQLMAWLSPGYPVGAYSYSHALEAAVEAGLVHDRESLCDWLDMLVARGDGWIDACFFCHAYDAASAEDWSGLTDITVRAQAQRSTPEIALESEAQGEAFLSATAHAWPHAWLDRLLHPAPYSVAVAVTCAAHDLPRQVSLIAYLHAFIANLASAGMRLVPLGQSDGQAAIADLAVTVSQTAARAPGVALDEIGSATPMVDWLSITHETQYVRLFRS
- a CDS encoding urease subunit gamma — encoded protein: MNLTPREKDKLLISMAAMVARQRLTRGVKLNHPEAIALITDHVVEGARDGKTVAELMQSGASVIARGQVMEGIAEMVHDVQVEATFPDGTKLVTVHDPIR
- the ureC gene encoding urease subunit alpha, coding for MASTLSRRAYADMFGPTTGDKVRLADTDLVIEVERDHTTYGEEVKFGGGKVIRDGMGQSQVSHADGAVDTVITNALILDHWGIVKADIGLSNGCIAGIGKAGNPDTQPGVDIIVGPGTEAIAGEGLICTAGGIDSHIHFICPQLIEEALISGVTTMLGGGTGPAAGTNATTCTPGPWHIRRMLQAAEVFPMNLGFFGKGNASTPKALREQVLAGACGLKLHEDWGTTPGAIDCCLSVADDYDIQVLIHTDTLNESGFVENTIKAFAGRTIHAFHTEGAGGGHAPDIIKLCGEANVLPSSTNPTRPFTKNTIDEHLDMLMVCHHLDPKIAEDIAFAESRIRRETIAAEDILHDLGAFSIIASDSQAMGRVGEVIIRTWQTADKMRKQRGRLAEEGGDNDNFRAKRYVAKYTINPAITHGIAEHVGSVEQGKLADLVLWHPAFFGVKPAIVIKGGSIATAPMGDPNASIPTPQPVHYRPMFASYGSSCVESAISFVSAASLDAGFDGLSRELVAVGDTRSVIGKQSMIHNAAMPAIEVDPETYEVRADGELLTCEPAAELSMAQRYFLF
- a CDS encoding urease subunit beta, producing the protein MIPGEIITLEGDITLNGGRDTVTISVVNTGDRPVQVGSHYHFSETNSELSFDRETARGHRLDIAAGTAVRFEPGQTRDVTLIPFAGLRRVFGFNQAVMGRLDGGEG
- a CDS encoding urease accessory protein UreE; its protein translation is MHSAAAGTWPADAAAETAALDYEDRARRRIRLRCESGFVFLLDLPAVVRLRDGDGLKLDDGRWIGVRAAPEPLIEVPCADPEGLVRLAWHLGNRHVPTEVYAGTIRFRYDPVIVDMVKGLGARPVALEAPFQPEPGAYTHKGHSHG